The genomic region TGTTGCAGACACCGGTTCAAAAGACAGAAAATACAAAGGCGCTTTTACCGTACGCGACCTTGCCTTAAAAGATTTAGACACGGCGCTCGTAGCTGCCACAAGAATGAAATTAATTTTTACCGTTGAAGCCGGCAAATGGCTTTGTCCGGAAGGAAACATCGTATGGAACAATCTCGTATCGAAAAAATAAAAAATTATTTAATTATCGGCATTTTCTTAATAATTATGGCCTGCGCTTTTTTCGCGCAGAGAAACAGCTTTATAGCGCAGCTTTATACGGGTAAAGCGGCGGATAATTTTAACTTTATAATATTATCGGAACCGGCCATTATAATGACATACTCGCCGGAAAAAAACCTTGTAACCGTGGCAAATGCCTCCTTACCGGCGGCTAAAAAAACTAAAAATCCGCCGCCTGAACTTACCGATAACCAAAAAGCGCTTAAATTGTTGGAACAAAAAAACATAAGCGCTAAAAACTATAGGTTTTTTAACCCCTCTTTAAAAACTTCGGAAGAAAATTGGAATAAATTTATAAACACTTTTTCAAATTGGAGGTATAACCCGCTTCTCTGCGCGGCTTATGTTTACGGTTATGTTAAAGCAATAGCCCAAAAAAGAACAAATTTACGCCCTTATGAATTTGCCCTCCTTACTTTAGGCCTGCTTAATAAAGAACCTACCGATTTTAGCATAACGCTTGATTTACCCAAATCAAAAAAACAAACCTCGGTTAATGAGGAAAAAGGCGGCAACTCACCCTTAACCACGCAAGACCGCCCATTAATTGTTGAAATTTATAACGCCTCCGGCGAAAAGGGCGCCGCGCTCGCTTTAACGCAATATTTAAGAAATATAAATGAAAAAGGGCTTATAAACATTGACGTTTTACAGTATGATAATTACAATAAAACAGAAGAACAGACAAAAATAATTGACCACAGCGGCCGCATAAAAGAAATCAAACAGTTAAGCGTGGCCTTGGGCCTTCGCGACAATGCCCTTTTTAATGAAAATGCCCCCGCCGCCTACTGCGACGCGAAAATAATTATAGGCAAAAATTTTAAAATGCCGAAATAGCCTAAACTGCAGATAAAATCTTCTGCCGTATTATAAAAAAAACAGTATAAAAACTCTGCCAATTCCCCTGTAAAATGCTAAAATATTACATAAATGGAAAAGTAAAGAAAGGGAGAATGTATGAATACAAAAGAATTAGTTTTTCTTACAGCTCGTTACGCTGATGAAAAAAAAGCCGAAAACGTTACAGTAATAGATTTGAAAGGGATGTCGTCCCTTTGTGATTATATTGTTTTGGCTACTGTTACCTCCCGCCCTCATTTAGAAGCCGTTGAACAGGAAGTGAGTACCAATTTAAAACAAGTTAATCTCTTTAAAACAAAGCGCGATGGCGGCGAATCAAACATGTGGCGCGTGTCGGACTACGGCGCGTTTATGCTTCACTTAATGACAAAAGAAGCCAGGGATTTTTATGCTTTAGACAAAATATTTAGCTTTGGCGAAGTTATTGACTGGCAGGAAAAGCCCCAAATTAAAGAAGTTAAAAAAACCGCCGCAAAAAAAGAAACTGCTAAAAAAACAACTGTCAAAAAAGCAGCAACAAAAAAAACGACCCAAAAAAAAGCCGCTGTTAAGAAAACTGCCGTAAAAAAGACAACGGCAAAAAAAGCGGCCGTAAAAAAAACCGTTAAAAAAGCAGCTCCTAAAAAAGCTGTAAAAAAAGCGGCTCCTAAAAAAGTTGTAAAAAAAGCGGCTGTAAAAAAAACTCCTAAGAAAACAACCAAAAAGAAATAACTATGTTAGATAATTTAAAAAAAGATATTGAAACCAAGCTTTTTAACGCTGAAGTTTTTGAAGGCGCTGTCTTACCTCCCGTAGATCTTACCCCCGCCCCCCCCCATACAGGGGCAGACATTTCTCTTACATGGGCAATGAGCGCGGCTAAAACATTAAAGAAAAATCCGCTTGAAATAGCCAAAGCCGCAGTAAAAGTAATCAGCGAGGTTACTTTTGTGGCATCGGCTTCTTACGCTGCTCCCGGTTTTATAAATATAATACTGGAAGATAGTTTTATCTCATCAAGCGCTTTAGACCGCAGGTTAAAGAACCGCAAAACCGCCGGTGAAAATAAAGAACGCGTTCTTATTGAATTTGTTTCGGCCAACCCTACAGGCCCTTTACACGTGGCAAGCGGCAGGGGCGCCAGCTTGGGCGACAGCCTTGTGCGCATATTTAACGCTTTAGGCATACAGTGCGATTCAGAATATTATGTAAACGATTCGGGCAACCAGGCCATGCTTTTAGGCGTTTCTTTAAAAGCGCGCGTTAACGGGCAAGAACCGCCCGAAAACGGGTATCACGGCTCATATCTTATAGAAATGGCCGACGAAATTAGAGAAATGTCCAAAGACTGGACAGAAGAACAGTTTTCCATATATGCTATTGAATATTTAATTAAAACGCATCAGCGCGACATGCAGGCTTTTAACGTTAATTTTACGCGTTGGTTTAGAGAGTCGGAACTTTACAAAGAAAGCCTACCCGCGAAGGCGTTGGACTTTTTAAAAGAAAAAGGGCTTGCTTATGAGGCTGACGGCGCTGTCTGGTTCGGCACGACAAAAGATAATGACGATAAAGACCGCGTTTTAGTACGCGCTGACGGTAGACCTACCTATTTTTTAGCCGATATCGCTTACCATAAAAATAAATATGACAGGGGTTTTACAACGCTTGTTGATATTTTAGGCGCCGACCACCACGGTTATGTTCCACGCATGAAAGCGGCTGTAAAAGCTTTAGGCGAGAACGAAGAATCTTTTGTTCCGATAATACACCAGCTTGTTCATTTAATCGAAGGGGGTGAAAAGGTTAAAATGTCCAAACGTTCCGGCAGGTTTATAACATTAAAAGAACTTACCGAAGAAGTTGGAGCTGACGCCTGCAGATTCTTATTCGCTTCCCGCACGCCCGACGCGCACATGAACTTTGACATTGATTTAGCAAAAAAAAGAACTAATGAAAACCCTGTTTTCTACGTGCAATACGTACACGCAAGGGCCGCTTCAATAGCCAGAATGGCAGAGCAAAAGCATTTACAACAGGCCGAAAACCTTGTTGATTTTAAATTGACTCCGCAAGAACGCACCCTTTTAATAAAAATACTGTGGTTTAAACACGCTTTAAAAAATTGCGTAAGAGATATGTCCCCCCATCATTTAACAACATATCTTATTGAGCTTGCGGGCAACTTCCACTCTTTTTACGACGCATGCAGAGTGGTTGACGAAGATAACCCCCAAACAACCGCGCACAGGCTGCTTATTTGCGACAGGGTAAGAGAGCGTATAAAAAAAGGTCTTGAATTTTTGGGCGTAAGCGCGCCCGAAGAAATGTAGTTTTAAGCCTTAAAAAATTAATTTAAAGCCCCGCACACTTGCGGGGCTTTTGCTTACGCAAAGCTAATTTACCTATTGATACGCCTTGCAGTGTTGCAAGGCTTTTGCTTACGCAAAGCCTCTGCCTTCGGCATAAACCTATTGATACGCCTTGCAGGGTTGCAAGGCTTTTGCTTTCAGCAAAGCCTCTGCCTTTGGCATTAATTGATTCCAAAACATCCAAATCCCAAAATCAAATAACAACTTTTACCCACAGGAGTTTAGCATTATTACAACCAAATAACCTTGTTTACAAGGCAAAAAATATATTAGCATGTATATATGTGTTTATACATGATAAATGTATACATTAAAAGGAGAAGGGATTTATGAAAAAATTAGCCGCGTTAGTTTCTATTTTAATGCTTACCGCATTTAGCGCCACGGCGCAAACTTTGGCAAGCGCAAATAAAAAATTTGAAAATGGACAATTCCAGGCCGCCCTTACCGAATACGAACAACTTATAAATAATTCGGATAAAAACACAGCCTATACGGCGCAGTTAAAAAGTGTGGCTTCCCTTTTAGGGCTTTTCCAATATGAAAACGCGGCAAAAAAAGCCTATTCCTTTTCCCTCCCCGAAGATAATATTTGGAAAGCCAGATTTTTACTTTTTAGGGCTTTTACGGGAACCCAGGTAATTAATAACTACGGCTTTGCCATGGATACGGACGAAATTCAAACCGAAACCGAGGACCTTGGCAAATTTACCCGCGACCAGTGGTTAAATAAAATAGGGCAAGATTATGATTTGCTTTGGTCTATAGCGCCTAAACTTATCAATGCCGCTATTGAGGATGAAAGCGACTTCATAAACACAAAAGATACCGATACAAAAAGAATACCCACCCTTTTAGACTTTGCCGTAACGCGCATTGAAGGTTTTGTATCTTTGCTTGACAGCGGATATTATCCTCTTGCAAAGGCAGAATTAAAAGCCAAAAATTTTATTGTTCAAAATTATTCCGGCAGAAATGTTACGGAATGGAACATTGAAAGGCTTGCCTCTGTTTATGAGGAAGCCTCCAAACTTGAAGGTAATTTAAGAAACGATGCCAGAGGCTTTTGGAAAGTACAAAGAATAATGATTCCTTTTGACCGGGATAGATCTTTTGACTTTAATGACAAGGACGCGACTGCTGAGGAGGCGGCTAAAATTTTAAGCGTTTGGGCGGGATTTACAAAAGAAGAAGAAGTAAAAACAAGTTTCTTTCAAAGGCTTTTCGGCTCCCAAAAAAGTAATTCTAAATTTACTCCTTACGCGCAGGCTTTTGCCGCCCACAACAGCGCAAACCTTTTTAACAGAATTAACCAATATGAACAAGCCCACGCCACAGCCTCTTATTGCGGCAATTTACAAGGCGGCGGCAGCTTTGCGGACCTGTGCAAACAACTTGTTAAAAACATAGAAGAGCCTGTTTTAGAAGTAACCCACTCCCCTATAGCGCCAGACCCCCAAAACATACAGTATAAACTTGATCTCCGTAACGTAAACACCGTTTACGCCAGAATATATAAAACCACGGAAGAGGAACTTAAAAGTTTTATAAAAAAAGATTCTTATTATTACCCAAACCAATCTTATGACCATTTAAGAAACTTAAAAAAACATGCTTTTGAAAAAGATGTTTTAAAGAAAATAATGTCTAAAAAACCCGTGCGTGAATTCCAGCAAAACGTAAAATATGATAAAAAATATTCTTTCTTAAGAGATGAGGTTTTTAACGCCCCCCAAATTGACGAAAAAGGTCTTTATATCACGCTTATCAGCCGTGATAAAAATTTTAATACGACAACGGCGCCCGTTCTCGCCGCTATATTAAATATTACGGACATTATGATGGCAGCAACAAGCGCGGTTGAGGGCAACCCCAATAATTTCTTATTTGACCTTACCGGCAAAGCAAAATCACCCGAGGCAAATATATTTAAAGTGTATACATTAAACCCCGTAACGGGCGAACCGCTTGATAATGTAACCGTAAAAGCGTTTTTGGACCACAATAACAGAGTTTCTAATCTTTCCGCCCTTACAAACGCCGAGGGCGTTACAAATTTTAAAGGAGTTATTTCACTCTCTAACTTTTATTCAAATAACTTTAGGCTTGATCCTATTGCCAGGAAAGGCAACTCGGTAGCTTATTTAAACAGCATGCCAAACTTGTCTTACAACCCGCCCGAACCGTTTGAAATTTTTGTTGAAACCGACCGCGGTATTTACCGCCCCGGGCAAAATGTTGAGGTTAAAGTAACCGTGCTTGAGCGCGTACCCAGAGGGTTTAAAACTTACTCAAGGCAAACAAAACCCACTATTGAATTAAGAAACGCAAACTATAAACAAATATCCAAAGCAACTCTTACTTTAAATGATTTCGGTTCAGCTTCTTACAAGTTTACATTGCCTAAAGAAGGGCTTTTAGGCAGTTACAGCATAATAGTTGATTTAAAGGACCCTGCCAGAAATACCTCCGGAAGCGCGTCTTTTAGCGTTGAGGAATATAAAAGACCTGAATTTGAGGTAACCATTGCCGAGCCTTCCGCCCCCTGGCTTTATGGGGAAAAGGCCGTCGTTAACGGTACGGCCAAATATTATTTTGGCGGCGGAGCGGCTGACGCTGCTGTTGAATACACGGTATACAGGCAAGATTATGTGCCCTATTTCTTCTGGTGGTTCAGATGGTACCAACCTTCGGC from Elusimicrobium minutum Pei191 harbors:
- a CDS encoding LytR C-terminal domain-containing protein; this encodes MEQSRIEKIKNYLIIGIFLIIMACAFFAQRNSFIAQLYTGKAADNFNFIILSEPAIIMTYSPEKNLVTVANASLPAAKKTKNPPPELTDNQKALKLLEQKNISAKNYRFFNPSLKTSEENWNKFINTFSNWRYNPLLCAAYVYGYVKAIAQKRTNLRPYEFALLTLGLLNKEPTDFSITLDLPKSKKQTSVNEEKGGNSPLTTQDRPLIVEIYNASGEKGAALALTQYLRNINEKGLINIDVLQYDNYNKTEEQTKIIDHSGRIKEIKQLSVALGLRDNALFNENAPAAYCDAKIIIGKNFKMPK
- the rsfS gene encoding ribosome silencing factor, which gives rise to MNTKELVFLTARYADEKKAENVTVIDLKGMSSLCDYIVLATVTSRPHLEAVEQEVSTNLKQVNLFKTKRDGGESNMWRVSDYGAFMLHLMTKEARDFYALDKIFSFGEVIDWQEKPQIKEVKKTAAKKETAKKTTVKKAATKKTTQKKAAVKKTAVKKTTAKKAAVKKTVKKAAPKKAVKKAAPKKVVKKAAVKKTPKKTTKKK
- the argS gene encoding arginine--tRNA ligase: MLDNLKKDIETKLFNAEVFEGAVLPPVDLTPAPPHTGADISLTWAMSAAKTLKKNPLEIAKAAVKVISEVTFVASASYAAPGFINIILEDSFISSSALDRRLKNRKTAGENKERVLIEFVSANPTGPLHVASGRGASLGDSLVRIFNALGIQCDSEYYVNDSGNQAMLLGVSLKARVNGQEPPENGYHGSYLIEMADEIREMSKDWTEEQFSIYAIEYLIKTHQRDMQAFNVNFTRWFRESELYKESLPAKALDFLKEKGLAYEADGAVWFGTTKDNDDKDRVLVRADGRPTYFLADIAYHKNKYDRGFTTLVDILGADHHGYVPRMKAAVKALGENEESFVPIIHQLVHLIEGGEKVKMSKRSGRFITLKELTEEVGADACRFLFASRTPDAHMNFDIDLAKKRTNENPVFYVQYVHARAASIARMAEQKHLQQAENLVDFKLTPQERTLLIKILWFKHALKNCVRDMSPHHLTTYLIELAGNFHSFYDACRVVDEDNPQTTAHRLLICDRVRERIKKGLEFLGVSAPEEM